A window of Hevea brasiliensis isolate MT/VB/25A 57/8 chromosome 14, ASM3005281v1, whole genome shotgun sequence contains these coding sequences:
- the LOC131173182 gene encoding F-box protein At2g02240-like, which yields MSAKSHLSLCDSPMLIDDGRKSFALEKWTGRKCYMLSARDLTIIWSNSPDYWRWLPDPDSRFSEVAELIDVCWFEINGEISIQMLSPETSYAAYLVFKLTTSAYGFEGHPAEITVELAGSEKDKRSVFLVPVRGQKRQHQTLRRLTGLFNCSRVSGSQPSVPAGKSYGKYPKERVDGWLEIELGEFNSENGGDGKLKINLRVKGDHWKSGIIVQGIEIRPKGD from the exons ATGTCTGCAAAGAGTCATCTCAGCCTCTGTGATTCTCCGATGCTCATCGACGATGGCAGAAAG AGCTTTGCATTGGAGAAATGGACCGGGAGGAAATGCTACATGCTTTCTGCAAGGGACCTTACAATTATCTGGTCCAATTCTCCAGATTATTGGAGATGGTTACCCGACCCAGATTCCAG ATTTTCGGAAGTGGCTGAGCTTATTGATGTTTGTTGGTTTGAAATCAATGGCGAAATTAGTATCCAGATGTTGTCCCCAGAAACATCATATGCGGCGTACTTGGTGTTCAAATTGACAACAAGTGCTTATGGGTTTGAAGGACATCCAGCAGAGATCACTGTAGAGCTTGCTGGAAGTGAAAAAGATAAGCGTAGTGTTTTTTTGGTTCCAGTAAGAGGACAGAAGCGCCAACACCAAACTTTAAGAAGGCTAACTGGTTTGTTTAACTGCAGCCGGGTTTCGGGTTCGCAACCCTCTGTGCCTGCCGGAAAAAGCTATGGCAAATACCCGAAAGAGAGAGTAGATGGGTGGCTGGAGATTGAATTGGGTGAGTTCAATAGCGAGAACGGCGGAGATGGAAAATTGAAGATAAATTTACGAGTGAAAGGTGATCACTGGAAAAGTGGTATCATTGTTCAAGGGATAGAGATTAGGCCAAAAGGAGATTAA